The proteins below come from a single Agromyces flavus genomic window:
- a CDS encoding ABC transporter permease — translation MPSNTTRPDQQHFVAPIEETPLVAIDSVKTEGKPSNLWRDAWLDVRKRPMFWISAALIVFVVIVALFPGWFTQVPPNNDCQLANSNGGPQPGHPFGFTRQGCDVYSRVIHGTSTSLSVGIIVTVLVAFLGLVFGGLAGFYGGWIDSVLSRLGDIFFSIPYILAAVVIMSVLSQYANVWVISLAIGIFAWPATARVLRAEILRVKNADFVMAATALGVSPFKILLRHVLPNSIAPVIVITTISLASAIVAEATLSFLGVGLPSSTMSWGNDISQAQTDLRTAPHTLIIPSIALSITVLSFIMLGEVIRDALDPKARAQR, via the coding sequence ATGCCAAGTAACACCACTCGACCAGATCAGCAGCACTTCGTCGCTCCCATCGAAGAGACGCCGCTCGTCGCGATCGATTCGGTCAAGACCGAGGGCAAGCCGTCGAACCTCTGGCGCGACGCCTGGCTCGACGTCCGGAAGCGTCCGATGTTCTGGATCTCGGCGGCGCTCATCGTGTTCGTCGTGATCGTCGCCCTGTTCCCGGGCTGGTTCACCCAGGTCCCGCCGAACAACGACTGCCAGCTCGCCAACAGCAACGGCGGCCCGCAGCCCGGGCACCCGTTCGGCTTCACCCGCCAGGGCTGCGACGTCTACTCGCGCGTCATCCACGGCACGTCGACCTCGCTCTCGGTCGGCATCATCGTGACCGTCCTCGTCGCGTTCCTCGGCCTGGTCTTCGGCGGTCTCGCGGGCTTCTACGGCGGATGGATCGACTCGGTGCTCTCGCGCCTGGGCGACATCTTCTTCTCGATCCCCTACATCCTCGCGGCCGTGGTCATCATGTCGGTGCTCTCGCAGTATGCGAACGTCTGGGTGATCTCCCTCGCGATCGGCATATTCGCGTGGCCGGCGACCGCACGTGTGCTGAGAGCCGAGATCCTGAGAGTGAAGAACGCCGACTTCGTGATGGCGGCCACCGCGCTCGGCGTCTCGCCGTTCAAGATCCTCCTCCGTCACGTCCTGCCGAACTCGATCGCGCCCGTCATCGTCATCACGACGATCTCGCTCGCGTCGGCCATCGTCGCCGAGGCGACGCTGTCGTTCCTCGGCGTCGGCCTGCCGTCGTCGACGATGTCCTGGGGCAATGACATCAGCCAGGCGCAGACCGACCTCCGGACGGCTCCGCACACGCTGATCATCCCCTCCATCGCGCTCTCGATCACCGTGCTGAGCTTCATCATGCTCGGCGAGGTCATCCGCGACGCGCTCGACCCGAAGGCGAGGGCGCAGCGATGA
- a CDS encoding dipeptide ABC transporter ATP-binding protein: MTTAVNGTDVQQSTTGTGERPLLEIKDLKVAFNTQDGKVTAVDGVNITLYRGQSLAIVGESGSGKSTTAHAIINLLPGTGHIAGGQILLDGQDISKASKKDMEAIRGRKIGFVPQDPMSNLNPVWSIGFQVEEGIRANGIASGRKEVRARAIEVLKQAGLKDADRRLKQFPHQFSGGMRQRVLIGMGLAADPQLLIADEPTSALDVTVQRVILDHLESLTRELGTTLLFITHDLGLAAERAEQLVVMYKGKIVESGPSLEILQNPQHPYTQRLVAAAPSLASRRIQASGSVAAAEASISEDAGHVAGDTIDLIATAEARQEVVEAAAALPPAIVVEDLTKVFKIRGSGDFTAVDQVSFQIPKGTTMALVGESGSGKSTVAKMLLKLEDATSGKIMVGGKDLAKLTGKELFDLRSRMQPVFQDPYGSLNPLRNIGNTIAEPLFTHRVGDRASRRERVYELLDQVSLPRTLVGRYPNELSGGQRQRIAIARALALKPEIVVLDEAVSALDVLVQAQILRLLADLQAELNLTYLFITHDLAVVRVIADHVSVMQKGRIVEAAATDEVFDTPTQQYTKDLLAAIPGANLKLGA, translated from the coding sequence ATGACCACCGCAGTGAACGGAACCGACGTACAGCAGTCCACTACCGGCACCGGGGAGCGACCGCTCCTCGAGATCAAGGACCTCAAGGTCGCCTTCAACACCCAGGATGGCAAGGTCACCGCCGTCGACGGCGTGAACATCACCCTCTACCGCGGCCAGAGCCTGGCCATCGTGGGCGAGTCCGGCTCGGGCAAGTCCACCACCGCGCACGCGATCATCAACCTCCTTCCGGGCACCGGGCACATCGCCGGCGGCCAGATCCTCCTCGACGGCCAGGACATCTCCAAGGCATCGAAGAAGGACATGGAGGCGATCCGCGGGCGCAAGATCGGCTTCGTGCCGCAGGATCCGATGTCGAACCTCAACCCGGTCTGGTCGATCGGCTTCCAGGTCGAGGAGGGCATCCGGGCCAACGGCATCGCCAGCGGGCGCAAGGAGGTCCGTGCGCGCGCGATCGAGGTGCTGAAGCAGGCCGGCCTGAAGGATGCCGACCGTCGACTCAAGCAGTTCCCGCACCAGTTCTCGGGCGGCATGCGTCAGCGCGTGCTGATCGGCATGGGCCTCGCGGCCGACCCGCAGCTGCTCATCGCCGACGAGCCCACCTCGGCGCTCGACGTGACGGTGCAGCGGGTCATCCTCGACCACCTCGAGTCGCTCACGCGCGAGCTCGGCACCACGCTGCTCTTCATCACGCACGACCTCGGCCTGGCGGCCGAGCGGGCCGAGCAGCTCGTGGTCATGTACAAGGGCAAGATCGTGGAGTCGGGCCCGTCGCTCGAGATCCTGCAGAACCCGCAGCACCCGTACACGCAGCGGCTGGTCGCCGCGGCGCCGAGCCTCGCCTCGCGCCGCATCCAGGCCTCCGGCAGCGTCGCGGCGGCCGAGGCCTCGATCTCCGAGGATGCCGGCCACGTCGCGGGCGACACCATCGACCTCATCGCGACGGCCGAAGCCCGGCAGGAGGTGGTCGAGGCGGCCGCCGCGCTGCCTCCGGCCATCGTCGTCGAGGACCTGACCAAGGTGTTCAAGATCCGGGGTTCGGGCGACTTCACCGCGGTCGACCAGGTCTCGTTCCAGATCCCCAAGGGCACCACGATGGCGCTCGTGGGCGAGTCGGGATCGGGCAAGTCCACCGTGGCGAAGATGCTCCTCAAGCTCGAGGATGCGACGAGCGGCAAGATCATGGTCGGCGGCAAGGACCTGGCCAAGCTCACCGGCAAGGAGCTCTTCGACCTCCGCAGCCGGATGCAGCCGGTGTTCCAGGACCCGTACGGCTCGCTGAACCCGCTCCGCAACATCGGCAACACGATCGCCGAGCCGCTGTTCACGCACAGGGTGGGCGACCGCGCGTCGCGCCGCGAGCGCGTGTACGAACTGCTCGACCAGGTGTCGCTGCCGCGCACCCTCGTCGGCCGCTACCCCAACGAGCTCTCGGGCGGCCAGCGCCAGCGCATCGCGATCGCGCGGGCGCTCGCGCTCAAGCCCGAGATCGTGGTGCTCGACGAGGCCGTGTCGGCGCTCGACGTGCTCGTGCAGGCGCAGATCCTGCGCCTGCTCGCCGACCTGCAGGCCGAGCTCAACCTCACGTACCTCTTCATCACGCACGACCTCGCCGTCGTGCGCGTCATCGCCGACCACGTCAGCGTGATGCAGAAGGGGCGCATCGTCGAGGCCGCGGCGACCGACGAGGTCTTCGACACCCCCACGCAGCAGTACACCAAGGACCTGCTCGCGGCCATCCCGGGCGCGAACCTCAAGCTCGGCGCGTAA
- the typA gene encoding translational GTPase TypA yields the protein MAKATRHDLRNVAIVAHVDHGKTTLVDAMLKQTHSFADHAHVDERAMDSNELEREKGITILAKNTAVEYDGRHATDGPVTINVIDTPGHADFGGEVERGLSMVDGVVLLVDASEGPLPQTRFVLRKALEARLPVILLVNKTDRPDARIDEVVAESQDLLLGLASDLADDVPDLDLDAILDVPVVYASGKAGRASHQKPANGSLPDSDDLEPLFEAILQHVPAPTYDDEAPLQAWVTNLDASPFLGRLALLRVFNGRIRKGQTVAWVRHDGSHSNVRITELLKTKALERFPAEEAGPGDIIAVAGIEDITIGETLADPDDVQPLPAIHVDDPAISMTIGTNTSPIVGKVKGHKLTARMVKDRLDRELVGNVSLKVLEIGRPDAWEVQGRGELALAILVEQMRREGFELTVGKPQVVTKTVDGKVHEPYEHLTIDAPEEYLGAITQLLAARKGRMDNMANHGTGWVRMEFIVPSRGLIGFRTEFLTITRGTGIANAISHGYDEWAGAITTRNNGSIVADRAGVVTPFAIIALQERMTFFVNPTEEVYEGMVIGENSRTDDMDVNITKEKKLTNMRSSTADTFESMTPSRQLTLEECLEFAREDECVEVTPEKVRIRKVILDQTERARAASRLKKQA from the coding sequence ATGGCCAAGGCCACCCGTCACGACCTGCGCAACGTCGCGATCGTCGCCCACGTCGACCACGGCAAGACGACGCTCGTCGACGCGATGCTCAAGCAGACCCATTCGTTCGCCGACCACGCCCACGTCGACGAGCGCGCGATGGACTCGAACGAGCTCGAGCGCGAGAAGGGCATCACGATCCTCGCGAAGAACACCGCGGTCGAATACGACGGTCGCCACGCGACCGACGGCCCGGTGACGATCAACGTGATCGACACCCCCGGGCACGCCGACTTCGGCGGCGAGGTCGAGCGAGGCCTGTCGATGGTCGACGGTGTCGTGCTGCTGGTCGATGCCTCCGAGGGGCCGCTGCCGCAGACCCGATTCGTCCTCCGAAAGGCGCTCGAGGCGCGCCTGCCGGTCATCCTGCTCGTGAACAAGACGGACCGGCCCGACGCGCGCATCGACGAGGTCGTCGCCGAGAGCCAGGACCTGCTCCTCGGACTCGCGTCCGACCTCGCCGACGACGTGCCCGACCTCGACCTCGACGCGATCCTCGATGTCCCGGTGGTGTACGCGTCGGGCAAGGCCGGCCGGGCCTCGCACCAGAAGCCCGCGAACGGGAGCCTGCCCGACTCCGACGACCTCGAGCCGCTCTTCGAGGCGATCCTCCAGCACGTCCCGGCGCCGACGTACGACGACGAGGCTCCGCTGCAGGCGTGGGTCACCAACCTCGACGCGTCGCCGTTCCTCGGTCGCCTCGCCCTGCTCCGCGTCTTCAACGGCCGCATCCGCAAGGGGCAGACGGTCGCGTGGGTGCGTCACGACGGCTCGCACTCGAACGTCCGCATCACCGAGCTGCTCAAGACCAAGGCGCTCGAGCGCTTCCCGGCCGAGGAGGCCGGCCCCGGCGACATCATCGCGGTCGCCGGCATCGAGGACATCACGATCGGCGAGACGCTCGCCGACCCCGACGACGTGCAGCCGCTTCCCGCGATCCACGTCGACGACCCGGCGATCTCGATGACGATCGGCACCAACACGTCGCCCATCGTCGGCAAGGTCAAGGGGCACAAGCTCACGGCGCGGATGGTCAAGGACCGCCTCGACCGCGAACTCGTGGGCAACGTCTCGCTCAAGGTGCTCGAGATCGGGCGACCCGACGCGTGGGAGGTGCAGGGCCGTGGCGAGCTCGCGCTCGCGATCCTCGTCGAGCAGATGCGACGTGAGGGCTTCGAGCTCACGGTCGGCAAGCCGCAGGTGGTCACGAAGACCGTCGACGGCAAGGTGCACGAGCCGTACGAGCACCTCACGATCGATGCGCCCGAGGAGTACCTCGGCGCGATCACGCAGCTCCTCGCGGCGCGCAAGGGCCGGATGGACAACATGGCGAACCACGGCACGGGCTGGGTCCGCATGGAGTTCATCGTCCCGAGCCGCGGCCTCATCGGCTTCCGCACCGAGTTCCTGACGATCACGCGCGGCACCGGCATCGCGAACGCGATCTCCCACGGCTACGACGAGTGGGCCGGCGCCATCACGACCCGGAACAACGGCTCGATCGTCGCCGACCGCGCCGGGGTCGTCACTCCCTTCGCGATCATCGCGCTCCAGGAGCGCATGACCTTCTTCGTGAACCCGACCGAGGAGGTGTACGAGGGCATGGTCATCGGCGAGAACTCGCGCACCGACGACATGGACGTGAACATCACCAAGGAGAAGAAGCTCACGAACATGCGGTCCTCGACCGCCGACACGTTCGAGTCGATGACGCCGTCCCGGCAGCTGACGCTCGAGGAGTGCCTCGAATTCGCCCGCGAGGACGAGTGCGTCGAGGTGACTCCCGAGAAGGTCCGGATCCGCAAGGTGATCCTCGACCAGACCGAGCGGGCGCGCGCGGCGTCGCGCCTGAAGAAGCAGGCGTAG
- a CDS encoding M23 family metallopeptidase, whose amino-acid sequence MSIGAMSVVGGLLLATSVPALAVTATDTEVRASVYAPAEDTLSVRPQSLDVGSEVALAPIDTEAWEVEAAPPPIESSVAGVGSVSLIETPRVVWPVDPSRISGGFGGRDAPCAGCSTFHDGIDFTPGVGSPIVSLADGVVITATESGGGLGVYVEVQHNIGGQLITSLYAHQQYGSLQVSVGQRVTAGQVIGAVGTTGQSTGPHLHLEMYGADGVRFDGLAWLQSHVTG is encoded by the coding sequence ATGTCGATCGGCGCGATGTCGGTCGTCGGCGGACTGCTCCTCGCGACGAGCGTCCCCGCCCTCGCCGTCACGGCGACGGACACCGAGGTCCGCGCATCCGTCTACGCGCCCGCCGAGGACACGCTCTCGGTGCGGCCGCAGTCGCTGGACGTCGGCTCCGAGGTCGCCCTCGCCCCCATCGACACCGAGGCGTGGGAGGTCGAGGCGGCACCGCCGCCCATCGAGTCGAGCGTGGCCGGCGTGGGCTCGGTGTCGCTCATCGAGACGCCGCGCGTCGTGTGGCCGGTCGACCCGTCCCGCATCAGCGGTGGCTTCGGCGGCCGTGACGCGCCCTGCGCAGGCTGCTCGACGTTCCACGACGGCATCGACTTCACCCCGGGCGTCGGCTCGCCGATCGTCTCCCTCGCCGACGGCGTCGTGATCACGGCGACCGAGTCGGGCGGTGGCCTCGGTGTCTACGTCGAGGTCCAGCACAACATCGGCGGCCAGCTCATCACCTCCCTCTACGCGCACCAGCAGTACGGTTCGCTCCAGGTGTCGGTGGGCCAGCGGGTCACGGCCGGCCAGGTCATCGGCGCGGTCGGCACGACCGGGCAGTCCACCGGGCCGCACCTCCACCTCGAGATGTACGGCGCCGACGGCGTCCGCTTCGACGGGCTCGCCTGGCTCCAGTCGCACGTCACCGGCTGA
- a CDS encoding enoyl-CoA hydratase/isomerase family protein → MTEQPVTAPAAPPVRIERDGVVATVVIDRPKALNALSPEVLRALADAFDRLASEGDAVRGVLVVGEGGRAFVAGADIRSLAELTPEEGAEAARLGHRVAAAIEAFPAPVIACVDGFALGGGLELALACDLIYATDASGFGQPEVRLGLIPGFGGTVRLPRAVGLPLAKELIFTGRRIDAETAERAGLVARRFTDREALLEGARATIAEVAENAWTAVALAKRVLVEAAGTPTERASELEVAGFEDAFRTTDMREGVAAFLEKREPRFSGR, encoded by the coding sequence ATGACCGAGCAGCCCGTGACCGCCCCCGCCGCGCCCCCCGTGCGCATCGAACGCGACGGCGTCGTGGCGACGGTGGTCATCGATCGGCCGAAGGCGCTCAACGCGCTCTCCCCCGAGGTGCTGCGCGCACTGGCCGACGCGTTCGACCGGCTCGCATCCGAGGGCGACGCCGTCCGGGGCGTCCTCGTGGTCGGCGAGGGGGGCCGCGCGTTCGTCGCGGGAGCCGACATCCGCTCGCTCGCGGAGCTCACGCCCGAGGAGGGTGCCGAGGCCGCGCGACTCGGCCACCGCGTCGCCGCGGCGATCGAGGCGTTCCCCGCCCCGGTGATCGCGTGCGTCGACGGATTCGCGCTCGGCGGCGGCCTCGAACTCGCGCTCGCGTGCGACCTCATCTACGCGACGGATGCGTCGGGGTTCGGCCAGCCCGAGGTGCGGCTGGGGCTCATCCCCGGCTTCGGCGGAACGGTGCGGCTCCCGCGTGCGGTCGGACTCCCGCTCGCCAAGGAGCTCATCTTCACCGGCCGACGGATCGACGCCGAGACCGCCGAACGGGCGGGCCTCGTGGCACGACGCTTCACCGACCGCGAGGCGCTCCTCGAGGGCGCGCGCGCGACCATCGCCGAGGTCGCCGAGAACGCGTGGACCGCGGTCGCGCTGGCGAAGCGCGTGCTGGTCGAGGCGGCGGGCACGCCGACCGAGCGCGCGAGCGAGCTCGAGGTCGCCGGCTTCGAGGACGCGTTCCGGACCACCGACATGCGCGAGGGCGTCGCCGCGTTCCTCGAGAAGCGCGAACCTCGCTTCAGCGGCCGCTGA
- the fdxA gene encoding ferredoxin, giving the protein MTYVIALPCVDVKDRACIDECPVDCIYEGERSLYIHPDECVDCGACEPVCPVEAIYYEDDLPDEWADYYKANVEFFDDIGSPGGAAKVGVIPKDHPLVAALPPQGH; this is encoded by the coding sequence GTGACCTACGTCATCGCCCTGCCGTGCGTCGATGTGAAAGACCGTGCCTGCATCGACGAGTGTCCCGTCGACTGCATCTACGAGGGTGAACGCTCGCTCTACATCCACCCTGACGAATGCGTCGACTGCGGTGCCTGCGAGCCGGTGTGCCCCGTCGAGGCCATCTACTACGAAGACGACCTGCCCGACGAGTGGGCCGACTACTACAAGGCGAACGTCGAGTTCTTCGACGACATCGGCTCGCCGGGCGGCGCCGCGAAGGTCGGCGTGATCCCGAAGGACCACCCGCTCGTCGCCGCCCTGCCGCCCCAGGGCCACTGA
- the dapC gene encoding succinyldiaminopimelate transaminase has protein sequence MALGALPEYPWDLMVPYRDRAISHRDGIVDLSIGSPIDPTPEVVREALAAATDAHSYPATIGTTALRRAILDWFARRRGVVGLDLDAVLPTIGSKELVALLPFFLGVGAGDRVVHPRAAYPTYEMGAVFAGATAVASDDPDEWPEHTRLVWVNSPGNPDGRVLGVEELRRAVARARELGAVIVGDECYAELGWETPWDATPVPSILDPRVTDGDTTHVLAIYSLSKQSNMAGYRAAFVAGCRDSIARLTTARKHAGLMVPAPLQSAMTVALGDEAHVAEQKERYRARRALLKPALEDAGFRIDHSDAGLYLWATEGRDAWESIGRLADLGILGGPGHFYGTHFPQHIRLSLTAPDERIASAAARLRATAVL, from the coding sequence ATGGCGCTCGGAGCGCTGCCCGAGTACCCGTGGGATCTCATGGTCCCGTATCGCGATCGCGCCATCTCGCATCGCGACGGCATCGTCGACCTCTCGATCGGCTCGCCGATCGACCCGACGCCCGAGGTCGTGCGCGAGGCGCTCGCGGCGGCGACCGACGCGCATTCCTATCCGGCGACGATCGGGACGACCGCGCTGCGACGCGCGATCCTCGACTGGTTCGCGCGCCGGCGCGGGGTCGTCGGCCTCGATCTCGACGCGGTGCTGCCGACGATCGGATCAAAGGAACTCGTCGCACTGCTGCCGTTCTTCCTCGGCGTCGGGGCCGGAGACCGCGTCGTGCACCCGCGGGCGGCCTACCCGACCTACGAGATGGGCGCGGTGTTCGCGGGCGCGACGGCCGTGGCATCCGACGACCCCGACGAATGGCCCGAGCACACCCGCCTCGTCTGGGTGAACTCGCCCGGCAACCCCGACGGCCGCGTGCTCGGCGTCGAGGAACTGCGCCGCGCGGTCGCCCGGGCGCGCGAGCTCGGCGCCGTGATCGTCGGCGACGAGTGCTATGCCGAGCTCGGCTGGGAGACACCGTGGGATGCCACACCCGTGCCGAGCATCCTCGACCCGAGGGTGACCGACGGCGACACCACGCATGTGCTGGCGATCTACTCGCTCTCGAAGCAGTCCAACATGGCCGGGTACCGCGCGGCCTTCGTGGCCGGATGCCGCGACTCGATCGCGCGACTGACGACGGCGCGCAAGCATGCCGGTCTGATGGTCCCCGCACCGCTGCAGTCCGCGATGACCGTCGCCCTCGGCGACGAAGCGCATGTGGCCGAGCAGAAGGAGCGGTACCGCGCGCGGCGTGCGCTCCTCAAGCCCGCCCTCGAGGACGCCGGATTCCGCATCGATCACAGCGACGCCGGACTCTACCTCTGGGCCACCGAGGGGCGCGACGCGTGGGAGTCGATCGGCCGCCTGGCCGACCTCGGGATCCTGGGCGGACCCGGTCATTTCTACGGGACCCACTTCCCGCAGCACATCCGTCTCTCGCTCACGGCACCCGACGAACGCATCGCCTCAGCCGCCGCGCGCCTCCGCGCCACCGCCGTGCTGTGA
- a CDS encoding citrate synthase, whose translation MSNVVNEAAGADRPDTATLAFPGGSAEFPIHAASQGNGSIDLSTLTRQTGLTALDYGFVNTASTRSAITYIDGEQGILRYRGYPIEQLAEHSTYLEVAWLLMYGELPTPDQLGEFDEKIRRHTLLHEDLKRFFSALPHTAHPMAVLSSAVAALSTYYEDSSDPHDLDHVELTTIRLLAKLPVIAAYAHKKSIGQAFLYPDNSLNFVENFLRLNFGNMAERYSIDPTLAQALDRLLILHEDHEQNASTSTVRLVGSTGANLYASISAGIQALSGPLHGGANEAVLQMLGRIRDSGEGVAKFVERVKRKEDGVKLMGFGHRVYKNYDPRAKIVKESADAVLESLGVDDPLLDIAKELEQFALEDDYFRQRRLYPNVDFYTGVIYKAMGFPTRMFTVLFAIGRLPGWIAHWREMNLDPQTKIGRPQQLYTGSIERRYPTNR comes from the coding sequence GTGAGCAACGTCGTGAACGAAGCGGCCGGGGCCGACCGCCCCGACACCGCGACGCTGGCCTTCCCGGGCGGCTCGGCCGAGTTCCCGATCCATGCGGCATCGCAGGGCAACGGCAGCATCGACCTCTCCACGCTGACCCGCCAGACCGGCCTCACGGCACTCGACTACGGCTTCGTCAACACCGCGTCCACGCGCTCCGCGATCACCTACATCGACGGCGAGCAGGGCATCCTGCGCTACCGCGGGTATCCGATCGAGCAGCTCGCCGAGCACTCGACCTACCTCGAGGTGGCCTGGCTGCTCATGTACGGCGAGTTGCCGACACCCGACCAGCTCGGCGAGTTCGACGAGAAGATCCGCCGCCACACGCTGCTCCACGAAGACCTCAAGCGCTTCTTCTCGGCCCTGCCGCACACGGCGCACCCGATGGCCGTCCTCTCGAGTGCCGTCGCCGCGCTCTCGACCTACTACGAGGACTCGTCCGACCCGCACGATCTCGACCACGTCGAGCTCACGACCATCCGCCTGCTGGCGAAGCTGCCGGTCATCGCGGCGTACGCGCACAAGAAGAGCATCGGCCAGGCGTTCCTGTACCCCGACAACTCGCTGAACTTCGTCGAGAACTTCCTGCGGCTCAACTTCGGCAACATGGCCGAGCGGTATTCGATCGACCCGACGCTCGCGCAGGCGCTCGACCGGTTGCTCATCCTGCACGAGGACCACGAGCAGAACGCGTCGACGTCGACCGTGCGCCTCGTGGGATCGACCGGGGCGAACCTCTACGCGTCGATCTCCGCCGGCATCCAGGCGCTCTCGGGTCCGCTGCACGGCGGAGCCAACGAGGCCGTGCTGCAGATGCTCGGGCGCATCCGCGACTCGGGCGAGGGCGTCGCGAAGTTCGTCGAGCGCGTCAAGCGCAAGGAGGACGGCGTCAAGCTCATGGGCTTCGGCCACCGGGTCTACAAGAACTACGACCCGCGCGCGAAGATCGTCAAGGAGAGCGCCGACGCCGTGCTCGAGAGCCTCGGCGTCGACGACCCGCTGCTCGACATCGCCAAGGAACTCGAGCAGTTCGCCCTCGAGGACGACTACTTCCGCCAGCGCCGGCTGTACCCGAACGTCGACTTCTACACCGGTGTCATCTACAAGGCGATGGGCTTCCCCACTCGCATGTTCACGGTGCTCTTCGCGATCGGCCGCCTGCCCGGCTGGATCGCGCACTGGCGTGAGATGAACCTCGACCCGCAGACGAAGATCGGCCGACCGCAGCAGCTCTACACCGGGTCGATCGAGCGCCGGTACCCGACGAACCGCTGA
- the ctlX gene encoding citrulline utilization hydrolase CtlX → MSVQSPSAVVMVRPHRFAPNPQTLADNGFQPNADGHDPERLAAAAYDEVTRAGAALEAAGVTVHLFEDETEHRPDSVFPNNWISTHSGGHIALFPMYTPNRRTERRSDIVELLKTTYRVQDVIDYSGLEYDEVFLEGTGAMVLDHELRIAYAARSNRADPIALERFCTNFGYEPMVFDAVDGRGIAVYHTNVILSIATEFALVAADMLVSPARRQEVLDRLSARGRRDVIALSNAQIDEFAGNALELWGSQGRVLALSRRAFDALTTEQRDRIERSARLLPLDVPTIELAGGSVRCMLAGVHLDPRPGLVEPRAALVDDAAVVSVVE, encoded by the coding sequence ATGTCCGTGCAGTCCCCGTCCGCGGTCGTCATGGTCCGGCCGCACCGCTTCGCACCGAACCCGCAGACGCTCGCCGACAACGGCTTCCAGCCGAACGCCGACGGCCACGATCCCGAGCGGCTCGCCGCGGCCGCGTACGACGAGGTGACCCGGGCGGGCGCCGCGCTCGAGGCGGCCGGCGTGACCGTGCACCTCTTCGAGGACGAGACGGAGCACCGGCCCGACAGCGTGTTCCCGAACAACTGGATCTCGACCCACTCGGGCGGGCACATCGCGCTCTTCCCGATGTACACGCCGAATCGGCGCACGGAACGCCGCAGCGACATCGTCGAGCTGCTGAAGACCACGTATCGGGTCCAGGACGTGATCGACTACTCGGGCCTCGAGTACGACGAGGTGTTCCTCGAGGGCACCGGCGCGATGGTGCTCGACCACGAGCTGCGCATCGCCTACGCGGCGCGCTCGAACCGCGCCGACCCGATCGCGCTCGAGCGCTTCTGCACCAACTTCGGCTACGAGCCCATGGTCTTCGATGCCGTCGACGGTCGCGGGATCGCGGTGTACCACACGAACGTGATCCTCAGCATCGCGACCGAGTTCGCCCTCGTCGCGGCCGACATGCTCGTCTCCCCCGCCCGGCGGCAGGAGGTCCTCGACCGGCTCTCGGCGCGCGGACGGCGCGACGTCATCGCGCTCTCGAACGCGCAGATCGACGAGTTCGCGGGCAATGCGCTCGAGCTGTGGGGATCGCAGGGACGCGTACTCGCGCTGTCGCGACGCGCCTTCGACGCGCTCACGACCGAGCAACGCGACCGGATCGAGCGCAGCGCGCGGCTGCTGCCGCTCGACGTCCCGACGATCGAGCTGGCGGGTGGATCCGTGCGGTGCATGCTCGCCGGCGTCCACCTCGATCCTCGCCCCGGTCTCGTCGAACCGCGCGCCGCGCTCGTCGACGACGCCGCGGTCGTCTCGGTCGTCGAGTAG